The sequence CTCCATGTACTTGGCGACCATGGCTATCGGGTCCTCGTCGTCGGAGACGAAGTGCAGCACCGCGGTCGCCAGCACGCCCACCGGCTGGCTCAGGTCGATCAGCTCCCGGCACTCGGGCGCCCCCAGGACGTCGTCCACGTTCCGCGCGTCGGCCAGGACGAACGTGGTGTTCGGTTCGCCGGCCATCAGCTCGCCGCCGAGCTCCACCGTGCGCGGGTCGTAGTCCACGTAAAGCACCCGCGTCTCCGGCGCCACCCGCTGCACGATCTGGTGGGTGTTGTCCTGCGTCGGCAGCCCCGCGCCGAGGTCGATGAACTGCCGCACCCCCTGCTGCGTGATCCACCGGGCGGCGCGCTGGTGGAAGGACCGGTTCGCCCACACGGTGCCCTCCAGCTCGGGGAACACCGCGCGGATGCGGGCGGCGGCCTCGCGCTCCTCCGGCGTGTTGTTGGATCCCCCCAAGTAGTGGTCGTACAGCCCGGCCGCCGTCACTTTTCTCGCCCCGGCGTCCGGCGTCCGCTCAGCTGCCATCCTCGCCTCCAAAACAGGGATCCCATATTCGAGCATACGTGTGAATCGCAAGATACCAACGCTGAATTTGCGTTACGTGCCTGTGTCTCCGGCGCCGCGAACCGTCGGTAGCCACGGCCCCCGGTACGCGACGAGGCCCCGGACGTGATGCGTCCGGGGCCTCGTCACACGGGTACGGCCAGCGCATCAGGGCTTCCGCGCCACTCCCGCGTACGCCCAGCGTCCGACGTCGTCGTCGGCCTCCTCGGGATCCTCACATCCCCAGATGCCCATGAACGTCAGCTTCGGGTCTGCGTTCTCGTACGGCGGCTCCAGGTCGAGACCGGCGAAGAACAGGTCGACCAGCTCGCGGCTGCGGAAGTAGATCATCTCCCCCGCGCCCCGGTAGATGCCGGAGATGGCCTTCACCGGACCGGACGGCTGCTTGTCCGCGGTGATGTGCGTCAGAGCGAGGTAGCTCCCGGACGGGAGGGCGTCCATGTAGGTGCGGATGACCCCGAACGGGTCCTTCTCGTCACCGATGAAGTGCAGCACCGCCGTGCAGATCAACCCGACCGGCTGCTCGAAGTCGATCAGCTCGCGGACCTCCCGGCTGCCGAGGACCCTCTCGGGCTCGCAGAGGTCGGCCATCACCACGGCCGCGTTGGCGGAGTCGGCGAGCAACCCGCGTCCGGCCGCGGCCGTGCGCGGGTCGATGTCGACGTACACCACCTTGGCCTCCGCGGCCACCCGCTGTGCCACCTGGTGGGTGTTGTCCTGCGTCGGCAGCCCCGCGCCGAGGTCGATGAACTGGCGCACGCCCTGCTCCGCCAGCCAGCGGGTCACCCGCTGGTGGAAGCTGCGGTTCGCCCACGCCATCGCCTCCACGTCGGGCAGCAGCTCACGCAGCTTGGCCGCCGTCTCGCGCTCGACCACGCTGTGGTTCGCGCCGCCCAGGTAGACGTCGTAGATGCCGGCGGAGGTCGGCCGGTCGGAGCTCACCGCCGAGCTCTCCGGTGCTTCCGTCATGGGGCCTCCTGCCGAAATGTGCTGGAGAGGGCGAACGTGTGAATCGCAATTGCCAAATTTATATTCTGCGCCTGCAGCGCGCTACCGAGGGCCCCCCTACGGCAGACATGACGAGGCCCGGGACGCCAGGCGTCCCGGGCCTCGTCGACAGCTAGGCCTCAGTGGCCGTGGCCATGGCCGGCACCGCCGGCGTCCTCCTCCGGCTCCTCCGGCTTGTCCGCCACGAGCGCGTCGGTGGTGAGCAACATACCGGCGATGGACGCCGCGTTCTCCACCGCCGATCTGGTCACCTTCGCCGGGTCGAGCACACCCTGCGCGAGCAGCTCACCGTACTGACCGGTGCGGGCGTTGAAGCCGTGCCCGACCGGCAGCTCCTTGACCCGCTCGACGACCACGCCGCCTTCGTAACCGGCGTTCTCGGCGATCCTGCGGGTCGGCGCGAGCAGGCTGGCCTTCACGGCGTTCGCGCCCGGCTGCTCGTCGGCAGCCAGCTCGAGCGCCTCGACGGCGGGCACCGCGTGCACGAGGCTCGCACCGCCGCCGGCGACGACGCCCTCCTCGATGGCGGCCCTGGTCGCCGACACCGCGTCCTCGACGCGGTGCTTGCGCTCCTTGAGCTCCACCTCCGTCGCGGCACCGACGTGGATGACGCTGACGCCACCGGACAGCTTGGCGAGCCGCTCCTGCAGCTTCTCCCTGTCCCAGTCGGAGTCGGTCTGCTCGATCTCCTTGGTCAGCTGCTTCTTCCGCTCCTCGATCGCGTCCGCACTCCCGGAGCCGTCGACGATCGTGGTCTCGTCCTTGGTCACCACGACCCGACGGGCCCTGCCGAGCGAGTCGAGGTCGGCGTTCTCCAGCGTGGTGCCGGTCTCCGCCGCGATGACCTGGCCGCCGGTGAGGATGGCGATGTCGTCGAGGATCGCCTTGCGGCGGTCGCCGAACGCCGGCGCCTTGACGGCGGCGCTGGTGAAGGTGCCCCTGATCTTGTTCACCACGAGGGTGGACAGGGCCTCACCGTCGACGTCCTCGGCGATGATCAGCAGCGGCTTGTTGGTCTCCGCGACCTTCTCCAGCAACGGGAGCAGCTCGCTGACCGTCGAGATCTTGCTCTGGGTGAGCAGGATGTACGGGTCCTCGAAGGCCACTTCCAGCCGGTCCTGGTCGGTCACGAAGTGCGGCGACAGGAACCCCTTGTCGAACTGCATGCCCTCGGTGAAGCTGAGCTCGAGGCCGAGGCCGGTGGACTCCTCGACGGTGATCACGCCGTCCTTGCCGACCTTGTCGAACGCGTCCGCGATCAGCTCACCGATCGCCGGGTCCTGGCCGGAGATGGTCGCGACGTGCGCCATGTCCTCGTGCTTGTCGACGTCCCTGGCCACCTCGCCGAGCCAGCCCGCGACGGCCTTGGCGGCCGCGTCGATGCCGCGCTTCAGCGCGACCGGGTTGGCACCGGCGGCCACGTTGCGCAGCCCGGCCTTCACCAGGGCCTGCGCGAGCACGGTCGCCGTCGTCGTGCCGTCACCGGCGACGTCGTTGGTCTTGGTGGCGACCTCCTTCACCAGCTGCGCACCCATGTTCGCGAACGGCTCGTCGAGCTCGATCTCGCGTGCGATGGTCACGCCGTCGTTGGTGATGGTGGGTGCACCCCACTGCTTGTCGAGCACGACGTTGCGCCCCCTGGGGCCGAGCGTCACCTTCACCGCGTCGGCGAGGGCGTCCACACCGTGCTCGAGCTGATGCCTGGCATCCTCGTTGAACTCAAGGATCTTTGGCACAGAAACTCCCTCTCGGGTAGAGCGACGAACGCCCCGGGTCACCTAACCAGGGATCCCGGGGCGCTCCATAACGACTTACTTGTCGATGACCGCGAGCACGTCGCGGGCAGAGAGCACCAGGTACTCGTCCGCGCCGTACTTGACCTCCGTGCCGCCGTACTTGCTGTACAGCACGACGTCACCTTCGTTGATGTCGAGCGGGATCCGCTTGTCACCGTCCTCGTCCCAACGGCCCGGCCCGACGGCGATGACCTTGCCTTCCTGCGGCTTCTCCTTGGCCGTGTCTGGGATGACCAAGCCGGAGGCCGTCACCTGTTCGGCCTCGAGCGGCTGAACCACGATGCGGTCCTCGAGTGGTCGGATGACAACCTTTTGCTGGGTCGTCGTCACGATCTGACCTCCCCCTCCGGAAGTCTTGTCCAGGATGGATGAGAGGCGACCTCGGTGGCCTGTCGTCGCGGGTGCCAGACCGACCTGCGTCGCGTCCTACTGCTGGCACTCTCTATACCAGAGTGCCAACAGGCACATTATTCTGCGGTTAGCACTCCGTCAACTCGGGTGCCAGCGCGTCCGACTGGCCCTGAGCCGCGGGACCGGCTACGTTCGCCCATGCCAGCACACGTGCCGCCGCCCAGCCAGGAGGAGACGATGCCCGACGACGACCTCGACGCCGTACACCGGCTGCACGAAGAGGGCCAGTGGGACGAGGCGACGAAGGTCCTGAACCGGATCATCGACGAGGAGGGTCCGCAGGAGGGCGAGGCCTGGTACTGGCTGGGCGTGACCTGGGAGGCCAAGCGCGACCCGGAGGCGGCCGTGGACGCGTACCGGGAGGCGGCCGGCTTCGACCTCGGCGACCTGGAACCGCTCGCGCAGATCTCGCTGGCGCGGTCGCTGCGCAAGGTCGGCCGGTCGGGTGAGGCGATCGCGATCCTGGACGACACGGACGTCGACGACGACGAGGAGCTCACCGAGCTCGCCGCGGCGGTACGGAAGAAGGCGAAACGGGCCGGCCGGGTGCTGCGGCTGCGGCCCGGCCTCCACCTGACCCCGGCGGAGCTGGCGGCCGCGCTCTTCGCCGTGCTCTGCGGGGTCAGCACGGCGTTGCCGTGGACCCAGGTGAGCACGGCGAGCGGCGCTCCGGGGAAGTCGCCGTACCCGGGCCTGGTCGGCACGTCGCTGTGGTCGGTGACCACGCTGGACGGCCTGCTGATCTGCGCGATCGGGCTGGTGCTCGCGGTCTACGTGACCCAGATGTTCAACCGGCCCGCACTCACCCGGTGGTTCGCGGTGGTCAACGTCGTGCTCGCCGTGCTCGCCGCCGTCGGCATCCTGCGGCTGTCCCTGCTGCTACTCAAGCTCGACGGCGCGGCGCAGTTCCTCTACCCCGAGGCGACCAAGCCGGCGATCCGGCCGGACCTCGGGCTCTACGCGCCTGGGGCACTCACGGTCGTCGTGCTCACCATCGCGGTGTTCGCGCTCGTCCGGGCGTTCAGCGGTCCCGTCCCTACCGGACGGCTGGCCACGGCACGAGCCAGGTAGCCACCGCCCATGCCGGACGCCGACCTCGACGCCGCGATGCGGCTGCGTGCGGCAGGAGACCTGCCCGCGGCGATCGAGGTCCTGTCCGCCGTGATCGACGCCGAAGGCCCGGACGAGGCGGAGGCGTGGTTCTGGCTCGCTGCCACCCGTCACGACACCGGCGACGCGGCGACGGCGGTCGCCGCCTACCGCGCCGCCATCGACACCGGACTCGACGCCGACCTGCACGTACAGGCGCACCTGTGGCTGGCGTCGGCGCTACTCGACGAGCACCGCGGCGAGGACGCGCGCGAGGTGCTCGACGCGATCTGGGAGCGCGTCGAGGCGGACACCTCGGCCGGCGACCTGTGGCAGCGGCTGTACGGTCGCACCCGGCGTGCTACCTGGCGGCTCACCGTGGCTCCCGGCAGGTATCTCACCAAGCTCGAGCTGGTCACCGGCGGCGTCGGGCTGTTGTGCGCGCTGAGCACGTTCCTGCCCTGGGTGTCGGTGCGGAGCTGGATCGACAGCGCCCCACAGCTGCTCAACCTGTGGCAGGTGGCTTGGCCGAACGCGCTGCCGATGAGCACCTCGGCCCTCGTCGTGCCCTGCTACGCGGTGCAGCTGCTCGACCGTACGGCGTTCGGCTGGCGATGCGCGCTCGTCAACGTCGGGTTCGCCGTCATCACGGCCATCGGCGCGAGCAGGACGGCGGCCTGGATCGCCTTGTCCGGCTCGATCCCGCCGTCGGCCGGGGTACCGCGGGTGACGCCGTATGCCGGCGCCATCGTCGGCTGGCTGCTCACGGCGGCGCTCCTGGTCGCGGCGGCGCTGACCCTGCGCCGTGCGTACATCGTGCGGAAAGCTAGCCACCACGCAGCGGGCTGCATACAGCAGTCGAACGAGCGGTAGGCAGCACACAGAGCGGGCCCCACCGTACTGCTCAGAGGTGGGGCCCGCCTCGTGGTCTTGCCGCGACTAGCGCGGTGTGCTCAGCTGAACTCCCCGCCGTTGACGCCCTTGACGAACGCACTCCACTCGGACGGTGTGAAGACGAGCGCCGCGGCCTGCGGGTTCTTGCTGTCGCGGACGGCGTAGTGGCTCTGCACACGCGCGACCTCGACGCAGTTGTCCGGGTTACTGAAGCTCGACTTGTGCCACGCGGCACCAGTCAGGTCAACCTGCTTGTTCATTGTTTGTCCTCCTGGTGATCGGGGCTGATTCTTCCCAGGACCCCTCGGATGAACTCAACGCTCTCCGCAGGGGAGAGCGCCAGCGCCATCGTATGGTCGATGACACTTCTACACCGATCGAGTTCAGCTTCCTCGAGATAGAGAGAGCCAGCCTGGCTCTCGATGTACGCGATCGGTGAGTGTAGATCCTGGTCGAACTCGAAGATCGTCAGACCCCCGGCTGCGCCAGGATGCTCGGCCTTGTCGTACGGAAGGATCTGGATCGTGCAGCGGTTGGGCGGATCGATCAATCGCTTCAACTGCTCCCGCATGATGGCGTTGTCGCCGATCTTCCGCTTGAGGACGCTCTCGTCGAGCACGTACCAAGCCGCTGGCGGGTCGTCGTCCCAGACCAGCTTCTGCCTGGCGATCTTGATCTCGACGGAACGGGCACCATCCTCATCGGACTGCAGGTTTGCCCGAGTGAGACCGCGCGCGTACGGCTCGGTCTGCAACAGTCCCGGTATGACAAGTGGCTCCCAAGCCCGGATCGAGACGGCGGCCGACTCGATGCCGAGCAAGTTCGCGTGGTTAGGCGCGAGGTAGCGGCTATACCTGGACCACCAACCCCGTTGACGACCGAGCTGCTGTAGCTCTTCGAGCGGTTCCCGGTCCTCGACGTCGTACAAGTCGAGGAGCGTGCGCAGCTCCGGTCTGGTGACACCGAC is a genomic window of Streptosporangiales bacterium containing:
- a CDS encoding tetratricopeptide repeat protein, producing MPDADLDAAMRLRAAGDLPAAIEVLSAVIDAEGPDEAEAWFWLAATRHDTGDAATAVAAYRAAIDTGLDADLHVQAHLWLASALLDEHRGEDAREVLDAIWERVEADTSAGDLWQRLYGRTRRATWRLTVAPGRYLTKLELVTGGVGLLCALSTFLPWVSVRSWIDSAPQLLNLWQVAWPNALPMSTSALVVPCYAVQLLDRTAFGWRCALVNVGFAVITAIGASRTAAWIALSGSIPPSAGVPRVTPYAGAIVGWLLTAALLVAAALTLRRAYIVRKASHHAAGCIQQSNER
- a CDS encoding co-chaperone GroES; translated protein: MTTTQQKVVIRPLEDRIVVQPLEAEQVTASGLVIPDTAKEKPQEGKVIAVGPGRWDEDGDKRIPLDINEGDVVLYSKYGGTEVKYGADEYLVLSARDVLAVIDK
- a CDS encoding DUF397 domain-containing protein, translating into MNKQVDLTGAAWHKSSFSNPDNCVEVARVQSHYAVRDSKNPQAAALVFTPSEWSAFVKGVNGGEFS
- a CDS encoding tetratricopeptide repeat protein, with the protein product MPAHVPPPSQEETMPDDDLDAVHRLHEEGQWDEATKVLNRIIDEEGPQEGEAWYWLGVTWEAKRDPEAAVDAYREAAGFDLGDLEPLAQISLARSLRKVGRSGEAIAILDDTDVDDDEELTELAAAVRKKAKRAGRVLRLRPGLHLTPAELAAALFAVLCGVSTALPWTQVSTASGAPGKSPYPGLVGTSLWSVTTLDGLLICAIGLVLAVYVTQMFNRPALTRWFAVVNVVLAVLAAVGILRLSLLLLKLDGAAQFLYPEATKPAIRPDLGLYAPGALTVVVLTIAVFALVRAFSGPVPTGRLATARAR
- the groL gene encoding chaperonin GroEL; protein product: MPKILEFNEDARHQLEHGVDALADAVKVTLGPRGRNVVLDKQWGAPTITNDGVTIAREIELDEPFANMGAQLVKEVATKTNDVAGDGTTTATVLAQALVKAGLRNVAAGANPVALKRGIDAAAKAVAGWLGEVARDVDKHEDMAHVATISGQDPAIGELIADAFDKVGKDGVITVEESTGLGLELSFTEGMQFDKGFLSPHFVTDQDRLEVAFEDPYILLTQSKISTVSELLPLLEKVAETNKPLLIIAEDVDGEALSTLVVNKIRGTFTSAAVKAPAFGDRRKAILDDIAILTGGQVIAAETGTTLENADLDSLGRARRVVVTKDETTIVDGSGSADAIEERKKQLTKEIEQTDSDWDREKLQERLAKLSGGVSVIHVGAATEVELKERKHRVEDAVSATRAAIEEGVVAGGGASLVHAVPAVEALELAADEQPGANAVKASLLAPTRRIAENAGYEGGVVVERVKELPVGHGFNARTGQYGELLAQGVLDPAKVTRSAVENAASIAGMLLTTDALVADKPEEPEEDAGGAGHGHGH
- a CDS encoding helix-turn-helix domain-containing protein, with protein sequence MAKAIGPTVPRWQLGERLTGLREEAGMTLAEVADEMDCSEWKIRRIEQGQVGVTRPELRTLLDLYDVEDREPLEELQQLGRQRGWWSRYSRYLAPNHANLLGIESAAVSIRAWEPLVIPGLLQTEPYARGLTRANLQSDEDGARSVEIKIARQKLVWDDDPPAAWYVLDESVLKRKIGDNAIMREQLKRLIDPPNRCTIQILPYDKAEHPGAAGGLTIFEFDQDLHSPIAYIESQAGSLYLEEAELDRCRSVIDHTMALALSPAESVEFIRGVLGRISPDHQEDKQ